The Odocoileus virginianus isolate 20LAN1187 ecotype Illinois chromosome 27, Ovbor_1.2, whole genome shotgun sequence genome has a window encoding:
- the CRISP2 gene encoding cysteine-rich secretory protein 2 has product MALLPVVLFLTTVLLPSFPTEGKDPSFTALITTQAEVQREIVNKHNELRKSVSPPASNMLKMEWSREVAANAQKWANKCSLEHSHPDERKTSTKCGENLYMSSDPTAWSDAIQSWFDERHNFVYGAGPKSASAVVGHYTQLVWYASFRVGCGIAYCPNQESLKYYYVCQYCPAGNNVSKKNTPYQQGTPCSSCPGNCDNGLCTNTCEYEDLLSNCDSLKKTAGCEHELLKGKCKATCLCEGKIY; this is encoded by the exons gATCCATCCTTTACTGCTCTGATAACCACTCAAGCTGAAGTCCAAAGAGAAATTGTAAATAAACACAATGAACTAAGGAAATCAGTCTCTCCACCTGCCAGCAACATGCTAAAGATG GAATGGAGCAGAGAAGTGGCAGCAAATGCCCAAAAGTGGGCAAACAAGTGCTCTTTAGAACACAGCCATCCAGATGAACGAAAGACCA GCACAAAATGTGGTGAGAATCTGTACATGTCAAGTGACCCTACTGCCTGGTCGGATGCAATCCAAAGCTGGTTTGATGAGCGCCACAATTTTGTCTATGGTGCGGGACCAAAGAGCGCCAGTGCAGTTGTTGGACATTACACTCAG CTTGTCTGGTATGCATCTTTCCGTGTTGGATGTGGAATTGCCTACTGTCCCAATCAGGAGAGTCTAAAATACTACTATGTTTGTCAATACTGTCCTGC TGGTAATAACGTGAGTAAAAAGAACACCCCTTACCAACAAGGAACGCCTTGTAGTAGTTGCCCTGGTAACTGTGACAATGGATTATGCA CCAATACTTGCGAGTATGAAGATCTCCTCAGTAACTGTGATTCCTTGAAGAAGACAGCTGGCTGTGAACACGAGTTGCTCAAGGGAAAATGCAAGGCTACTTGCCTATGTGAAGGCAAAATTTACTGA